The sequence CTTTACACCAGTGCCATCCCAGCGATGACTAAGTTACTGAATGAACTGTAAAAAGTGATGGACATTGATGACATTATATGAATATGTAAataacatgtgtgtgtgtattatcgTTGTAAAAAGAGCCAGAAATATTTCACATGTACACGTACTACCGCGAGGCACGCATACGCTCTGTCTGAATGTCGCACTGTTGGACCCTTGTTGTCGTCTTACATTccggtttttaaatgtactgctTTATCTAACGTTTGATGATTTTAGATATGTCACCAGATTTTACCTAGTCGGTTAATGGTgatactttttttaaatctaactCCAATTCGGTCATGAATTTGACTGCCACTGtcagtttgtgtaagttttcttaataaaccattcatcatcatcatcattcatcatcactTTAGATCTTCTGTAAACGTACCCAATCGGCCTAGGCTACACAATTATTATACAAATGTGAAAGCTTTGATATGATACTTACTCCAGCGAAAAGAGATCTTACATAGAAGAAGAATCTTCTTTCCACTCAAGCAATACTTAGTTGATTTTCTTATATTGTCCCAGCTTTAACTCTTTATATTTCATTTCCTGATAGGATTGTCAGTGGACAAGAAGAAGCGGATAGCCAGCCATAGAAACCTGCTGGTTAACAAGATGAATCCTGACGACATCGTCGACCATTTTTCGAACAACAAAGTAAGTACTACGTAGCTGTAAGGAaagtgtctgatagacatcgaatcGTAAGCAGGTGAGACATTACTGGCTGTGTAAAaggaaaactccaatatcccaggtttactgtaattcttttctGCAGGTTTTCACCAGACACATGGCGAACTGCTGCCTTGGTGCGAAGTCACGTGAGGAAAAGAACAAACGGATTCTGCACCTCCTGGCCTCCCGGAGTGACCGGGACTTCGGTCTCTTCTGCACCGCTCTCAGGGCAGATGACCAGTCAGCCTACCTTGCTGACCTCCTGGAGGGTAAGACTCCTAGGTTTTAAGTGCTAATGACGTATTTCATTATCAATCTTGCTACATGTGTAACAAGTGCCATGAGTGTTCAATGACGTGCGATATGTGTTCACGCCAGGACAACTTCAACAAGAAAGCGAAGATCtcatatagtctctaccagactgactgcGCTGGCTAATGGAGAGAATAATTTGAcaagggagtttggctaccaaagCCAAAGGGGTTGACCGGAGTGGAGAATGggtttttgtttttacaataTATGACACAACCATGTTAATttcacacattacatgtacCACTCTCAGGCACATGCCATCCCTCTGACTTCTGGCCATGTGCCAACGTTCACTTCCTACCAGCCTGCCGAAGAAATTTGGCCCGGTCAACCTTtgcatcctgccagtctccggctACAACTCGGCCCGAGAATCAACTTGGGCCCGGGACAGCCAGAACAAAtctgaacacacaccaagacaaacaaatgaTGGTAGCCTGTGATAACGACAATGGTTTGAcacttttgtgtcttttgtgtgtatgtgtttttcAACTGCCGTCTTTTGTCTAAACTCCAGGCGAGGGTGTTGACCTGAACACGAGGATCATGGATGAGGAAGCTGCCATAGTGAAGAGTGACGTGCAGATGCATAACAACGTGCAGATGCATAACAACGTGCAGATGCATAGTACCATGCAGATGCAGAGTGACGTGCAGATGCATAGTCCCATGAAGACCAACAGTACCAGTGGTTCCGATGGAGAAAGGATGGACTCGAGCATAGAGCTGAGTAAGGAATAGCTTAGTTTGAACTCGTTTATTTCTCACCTACAGATTCACTATTGCTGTGATTTTGAGTTACAGTCGACAATATAAAACGTTGCACAACTTGTGGATGAGGCATTTTCGTGATCAattatttgtattttcttatcaaATAGACTATTTTTGACGTCTTTAGATGCAAAGAAATCGAAGATGTGTATGTCAGCTTATGTGTACTTTGTCTTTGTATATGTGTTAGCATCATTCAGAATAAGCGACGTAGAAATGCCGAACTTTCGTGAGCAGCCATCTTTGCCATGAATGAAACATTGCATTTGTATCGGCAGATCATCAAATCTATTTGATGTAACCTACGTTACAAATGCATCGGGCATAATGATATGCATCTCCATCATTCTAGGTCCTAACTTGAAAATGGACGAGGCACCGAAGATGGGGTCTGTGGGACAGGCAGGGGGACTTATGTCCGCAGTGTCGTCTGCAGTGGTGCCAATCAACATGCCTGTCATCTTGGAAGTGAGCGGAGAAGGTAGGTATAAATCTCAACGGAATCCTTCATGTCTATTAATCACACTAGTATCAAACAATATGTATTCTGATGCGtgttttggttgttgttttgttcatcTGGCGGTACACGATTCCACTTTATTGTGATGCAAGTTGGCAGATGGTGAAAAGAAAAGCATAGTTAGCATTGGGCTCACCAAGTATTGAATAGAGATAAGGAGAAACTGTATGCCGTAAAGGAAATCGAATCGCTCAGTACCTCGAAGTGCACATATAATTATCatatcaataaatagataaataagtaCAAATAAGCAGTTGAAGCACTGAAGGCGATAGACGGTCATCAACGTGCAACAGTCACAATGCATTACAAATGTTTCATATTTGTGTCCATAGTTGACGGCGCACACTGGATGTATAACGGAGAGAGCCTCAGTCGACGCCCGGGGTTCCGTGAGACGTCAGACGGCTTCCTACACGAGCTGCACATCGAccgcatgacctctgacctggaCGGCGCCTACACCTGTCAGGGACGTGCACCTGACGGAGGGACCGTTTCTTGCGAGATCAAAGTCTCAACAGTACAGTAGGACGTTAGAGGGCGTGGGAATGTTTCCCAGAACAAATAGGTCTGGGCGGAGGAATGCTAATTCAAACATTTCTGGGTGATACTTTgataggcccgatttacacaagttttcggactcggggctgtgtgtgtggAGATCTgagctgctcaagtggagtttttctCCTAGAAAAtactacttgagtggcctagggttctccttgcacagtcctgactCCAAGTCGACTGAAAAaggcgtgtgtaaacccagccttagTACTCAATAGTAAGTTAGGTGATTATTCTACTGTAATCGGAATGTAGTCAAACTCGGTATCAATTGTCTATAAATGTCTATATACCCGCCTACCATCAGGTGCTCTATGCGAAACTTAAGGTGTACAATTTGCATGTAGACTTGCAACGTTACATAAGACTATTTCCAAGGAATTCACAGAGTAACAAATTCTACGctagacatatacatgtactagtactagtctaCCCATTCCTAAGCATTATAGTCAAGATATAACAATTGATCACCAAGAACTGAATgataacatgtattttcattataTTTACGTATCATATCGACTGACATGCAGACAAGTTTACCATTTTTGccgtgtcaataaagtttgatttggtTTGGTTATCAGGGGCTAATATGTCAGTTCggaattgatttgatttgatcctCGTTCATCTCCCAGACGTTACCCACATTCTTTTATAGATAATCTTTTTTACtgctcttggtggcaaatgttcagacgttggcacattggcgcaaCAAATCAGTAGTGggtttttttggcacacatgaTTGTAGATAATTGGTGGATTGCATATCACGTTCGAGGTGTGACTGTCCTTGAATAAGATACGTACCTACGGATTAACGTCCCGTCCGAAGGACTGCGACCCCTACCGATAGGGTCCAAAACTAGCCTAGGCCGATAGTGGGTGTGAACTCAACTAGACCGACGTGCCCTGCGTAATGATACGTTAGGTTACCAGATGAATTGGTGTCCAAATTTGTGAAAGTACTTTTCCTTTCTGGTACACTTCATTCCAACAGCTAAAACAAAAATGGCTTTCATTTGATATGATGCATAGCACGAACTTGTTACACTTAATACGGATAAGTAACTCAAGTTGTCAACAATAAGATATGTTAGTCCTGGGCATCCTGGACTACGATAAATTTGAACTTGACATACTCTTCACACATATGCCTTCACACCTCAGCGAACGCTACAAGTGTATGAAAACATTATATCATGTAAACATAGGCGGCTTTAGGTATCAATCACGGCTCACATCGGTGACCCCTGAACACCTGGTATGCTAACGACGAAGGGTCGGACATGTTGATTCCTTGTCAATTGTTCCCTTCGCTGTACCCTCGAGCGATCATCGGCTGGGTGAAGAAAAGCACGCTTGTTAGCAATTAGGATGGCAGTTTTCTAGACACTCCTTTCTGCTGCAAGGTTAACGGATTTTGGCCTTCATATGGACACAGTGCAACGGTTTTGACCTTTGCCTCATAATGAGAGAACGTTATGACTTCAGGCGCTAACGACTTGTGATGACACTTTGATGTCTTGGAAGATTTGCATAAGGATTCCACAAGCTACTATGCGAACCATAATGTCTTACACATATTTGCTAAAGAAACACGAAGGCGCATATCTACTGTGTTGATGGATGATTATGAAATGATAATGCAAAACGTATAAGATTTGATCGGAACGATATGACCGCTCTGCATAGTTGTCAGACAAGTCATGGCGCATCGCGTTGCGTGTGGGATAATTGCTTCTGGGCGCGGTGTTAGAAGGCCATCATGACAATAGGACGGTTCAAAGATCATCCCGCAGTTGAAAAGGGGCGTCTAAGACAGTCCGTGTAGTAGTGGCGGTTCTTAACGTCTTGGCGTCTTCAGGAAAGGCGGTAAACACCACACACATCCTCAAAAGGTAAGATAACATTCCTCCCGTTAGGTCCTGTCAATACTTACAACATGGACATCTCCATTTCCGTTTTTaacctggttgtgaaaaaatcTCGTCAAGACCTAGATTTTGGGACAATTCTTCCATTACGAGTCGATGGGGTTGTGCGTACCAGAACGATCACAGAGGAACCTAGATGTTCAACTTAAACGTCTACGTTCAATGATTGAACTCCTTAAAAAAGAACATGTTTAGATCCAGATGCCCTCGAGAATTGGGTCTTTAACGTTTCGGTGACAACACTGACAAGTGTCTTTCGTTGACAACACTAACTTACATGCCCGTATAGTTACAGGGGAGGGGTTGCTATTTCAAAATTTGCAAATGAttttgaatgttgttcagctACTTGATTATTGCTACTAAATCATCAGCGTCGGTAACTATTTGATATAGAATCCAAATCATCCAATAGTGCATCGATGAGATGCCGGGTTCTGAGTTCTAAAGCATGACGAATAGACAGTCGTATTGGGACATTTAGAATAGTCAGACACTGAAGCACTGGCCTTGGTAGAATTGGTTAGACTTGAAGTCCATTCACGCCTGACAAGTTACCATAAATTGTGACCAATTGAAATTTTATTTCACTGGTCACTGGTGCTTCGTTTGCCAAAAGTAGCTGGTACACGATAAATTAAACTCGGTAAGAGGAGCTTACTTCAGACATAAAACAACACATGGCTCTTGCAATAGTGATATATGTCGCCATCATAGACAGCGTACGTTCTACCTGACGTTTTTCAGAAATTAATAGTCGGGGTAAAAACACCGCTTCTTTCTTGTAACCTGGGTATATCTGTGGTCGTACAAACGTTTGTTTTCGTCAAAGCGTCAAGTCATTCATTTGTAAGACAAGAAAAAGACGCCCCATGACAAGACTGAGTTCATGATTGAAGGGGGTGGGTGGTAGTTGTAATGCGTGCAATGCTCTGTGGGTAATAACGACTATTACATATatgtcggccattttgaaattctgTACCGTCTGTATCTACTGATTCTCCGCAGGGCAAATCGGGCCTTTGTTAATGTTGTTTTCACTACTGTAGATTTTTTTGGGCGACAAGGAAACAGACTTAACGCTCTAGTTGTGAAAAGAGCTTTCCTGACGAGACATATGCGTCACATCTATGGTGATAAATCCTAAGGATAATCTCTGCTACAAGAATATGGTACTTAAGATGTCTGTATCATGAACAACACGAAAATCTATCACATGACGTTTATACTATACAATAAATTATATAAATGTCATTTTGATTGATAAGCTATGCTTTGATAACAATAAATTTATCCCCACTAAACCTTGCTCCATAGATTGTGAGTGCGAATGTCATGAAATGTGCAAATGTACAGTGCCAACAAAATGATATTACATAGATGTTGCGAGGTCACCGTTGGCTGATTAACTAGTGCAGCAAACAGGGGCCTACTTGTGTCAAATATATGTTGTGTCTTCCATACCAAAACCCACTGTGTCTTTGACTCTCGTGCCGGCCTTCATTTTGGATGTCTACGTCCCGCAACGTTGGTCAACTGTGAGCACGTTATCCAGTTTTACAGGTGTCATTTTGTTTGATGTGAAACAAAGGTTAATCTCCACTTCAGATGCTTTACAACGTCTATCTTGCCACTAGTAACAGTAGTAGTTGCCGGCGTCTATTTCAACATCAAAAAAATGTGATGCCCCTTCCAGCTGGATAACTTCAGTATTTGATTTAAGGATTATGATTTGGATTCGACGCTCGGTTATGTATAAATTATATTTTTGGttactttctgttcattattttatgttatttccttgttatgttattcagtctgtttatgttattctgtgACTGTGCAGGGCACGCATGAAAAGCAGTGcgtttagcactgagtgcgataaccctggataaagaaaacagaaataaagaaataaatgaatatcaaCAGTTACACTTTTATGTTTTGGAGATTAGCCATTACAGAGTTTTGACGATATCTTGTATACTTTGTACATTTGTGAAttttgtatatgttgtgtacTGTATTTCATGTACAGTTAGGTATCGGCAATCGGGCGATATTGCCTTGGTTGCCTATGTAATTTTCGTTTTGGGTGATATTTTACCAATAACGATAAACTATTACCAACACCAATGTTGCTATATACATTTGGAATGCATTACCCGGCTGCCTATTCACGGATCATCAACATTTCATTTTGACTTCGCTACTCACAGGTCACCAACATGTGGGTATCAGTGATTCTGGCAATAACGTGTATAGGACTGGGCACGACAGGAGGTACGTCGAACTAGTGTTTATTTCCTTCCACTTGCATGATTTTCTCTTTGTGGTTATTGATTTAAATTGGTTACATTTTTGGTATATATAAAAGATGTTTAACAAAGTGATCTTTTATCCCTATCCCTATCCAACACTACTGGTTCCGCATGATTTGTCCCCATCCCTTATGATGAAATTGTCTACAAACCGCTCCTCCAACTGGTGAGTTGTGATGACGGAGTGTGTGGTTGTGGTGGTTGCTGGAGCTTTGCTGGTGCTGTTTAACACAGAAGCGTAACTCAGTGTGCACGCTGACGCATAATCTCCGGACGCTTCGCTCACTAACAGCAAACTAAATAAGCCTAATAAACCAATAATGTTTTTTCACTGTTCAACCCTTAGGTTGTAGATTAACTGACACATTACTTAACATCTAGACTTTTGAACTGCACACTAAAAAAGTCAATAAATGTTTGGCATCTTACAATGTGAGCAATACTCTCCCTTCTACaacagagaaaaaaattaaatcatgTTGTTTATCGTTTTCTAAATCTCTTTGCTTCGTCTGGTTTCGTTTGACTGCTAAATGGACCAAAATACCATCCAAAAGGCCACCAAGCCTTCGTTTCAATGAGCCCCTGTGTGTGTCTTTCTAAAGTTATGCATAACTGTAGGTTATGAGCGGAAACGAGTGAAATTTCAGTTGGGTACAGACAGTGCAGTTTTGAACTTCACTCCTGTGAGCCATTTGTGGCAAGTAAACAGTGATGTCCGAAAGAATTATATATGTTCGATATATTCAGtgtatttttgaaaagaaaaaaaaatagagaaCTAGAGGGAAATGTTGCGTGGTGGGTAGTAGATGCTGGCTGGTTTTACCGCTGTTTTAGTTGTGAGTAGTTGCTCGTAGATGCTGGTAGATCTCGCAGCTATAGCGTTAACGTTACAGATATGCTGCAAAGTGTATGGGGTTGTGCTGTGAGAATCTAAAGGTTGCACTAGTAGCACTGTAGTAGTGTCAGTGAATGCATTTCATAAGACTGCACTTTTTGAATCATAGAATATGGCATCATTGCGATAGAGATTTTAACATAGTGAACATGATGAGTGCTGCAAGCAAACAGCTTAAGCGACTTGTTCAATAATATAAACAAAGTACTATACTACGTATACAATACACCCAGCTGATATTCAGGATAGCGTGTGACTAGATGTGTTACTCATTGTGATCGTACAAATGACTAATAACTAAACAAAGAACGGATTCGCTGTCTGACTCTGGTGAGTCATTGGTAAACGTGGGCGATTGTTTTGAACATTTCATTCCACTCGCCGACTAGAATAATTCCAACAGGGTACacaattccgccaccctgaaaagttcgaacagatctccaacccaacgtcccacAGTATGATACTCTCCAGGagtcctgtatatctaaaccgTACACACGTGTGTGTCTGTTTTATGCTGCATTAGTGATCTCTcgaacccactgtttttcaaagtggcgaatttaagtaacccggcggattgatgttaatggaggttaccccTGGTAAACAGGCCTTGGGCAgtggcaaggacattatgtataatgtccttggcagTGGTGAGGTTATCATCCCGGCTTCTCAAGGCCATATACCTTTCTTTGCATCAGGCTGAATCATATGCTTCCCAGGCTCTGCAAACATAATAAGCAAGTATTTTCCTAGACATTTACGGTAAACTTACTGATGACGTGAGTTATTAACGACAACTTTGTGTTCTGACCACATAATACCACCACTAATATGACCTTAAAATGATTGTTCCCTAAGACCAATGTTGTCACTTGGTGTAAACGTGAGTGTCCGTTGAAAGTTTTTTGGCAAAGCCAGTGGTAACGCTAATTATCGCCTTGAGGTCAGGATGACTCATAATTGACGACACGAGAAAAACAAGAGTCAGTCTGTTGTGAAACCATCATTACAAGCTTAGTCAGTGGTTCCTACAGTCATGCAAATGATTGCAGCCTAAAGGTTAACCTTCATTGACCTCTAAAGAATTTTTCCCATTAATTACTGAATATGTTGTTTTACATATTCTATTAAATGTGTGCGTATCCTTAGACAGTTGGTGTTACCTACGCCCTTCCCTGAGTTCATTTCTGAGGTTCCAAACCTGTACTAATTGCAATCATTGAGCTAAAAACGTCGCTTTCATTTCCTTTCTTGAATCTACCAGACACCTGGGCCTCTTCCCCTTTTGTCGGACGTCTATCCTCTCAGACGCTTTAAATGGCCCCTATTAAGGACACGACGCTTGTCTGAGCGTTGAAGCAGAAAATTAGAATTTTGGGAGAGGATGCCCATTATACAAAAACCTGTTTCTCAGCCCACGAGCAccagacaacaaagcacaaggATTGGGCGTAGTTTTCAGAGCTGTGAAGTTGTAAATAACGAGACCACTACTGTTTTTCATTGACACGATGACGGCTcttaacctccaagcagatgttgcaaGGCAAAAACCGGGGTTGTTTGTCACTGGGTGTCCGGTCTTTACCTTGAAAAACGATGAGacgtggctattgacaggattacCTTGTCAATAACAGGCAATTTGAaactattgacaggataatcCTGTCAGTCTAGGGAAAGGTctgttattgacaggatcatcctgacaatACTGCATTCATTTTGTTATTAACAGAATATTTCTGTCAATAGCGCAAATGCCCCCTTATTGACATGATTGTTTCTGTCAATACTtaggtcagggttagggttagatttgtactattgacaggatggtcTTGGCAATAGTGATTAtatttgcactattgacaggatgacgCTACCAATGACAGAAGCGTTCGCActattgacatgatcatcctatCAACAGTGGGAAATCCTTTTatcatcatcctgtcaatagtacagATATTCCCActtttgacaggatgatcctgtcaatatcCCCAGGCAATATGATGGGCCCTGAAGCAAACTTAGAGTAAGAACATGCCGTGACTACAAGAAATGACTGATTTAACGTATCATGCATACCCACAATAGGAAAATAAAGAAGAGTGTATATTTCAATCAATTTGTAGCGCCATTCGACCCAGCTCAAGTGATCTCGCCGACGCTCAAAGTTGAGCCAACAGACGTGCTGTTTGACCCAGGTAGTTCCACAACCAGCGTGTCGTTTCAATGTAGCGCTACAGGGGACCCCGCACCAGAATACGTGTGGTATAAGGAATATGTTGACCTCGACACGGTAAGTAGAACACAGATTTTTGTCATCATCGACATTTACTCTACATTATGTCTTCGCCATGTTATCTCAAAAtgtgttttattgcattttgcacattttactgttacatttgtacctgcatgcgatttgtattttgtagatGTAAACACATATCTAAGTGCACAACATGAGCATTTCGACATCACCAGCCTGAACTTCAACAGTCTGTCAAGTAGAATAGGAGTTTAAGAATGACAAGATACGTCGATATCATTTGCAGATCACACGGCAGCCTCTTTACCAGACATCAGGAGGAACCCTGACCATCCCTGCGCCCAAGGCTGCGGACCAAGGAAGGTACTGGTGTCAGGCCTTCAACGAGTACGGCAGGGTGGTCAGCGTCGGGGCCAACTTGACATTTGCTTGTGagtctattgttattgttttacttatgcttaggtcctaattggaaaaaaggggccccgccgggtagttgacaGGCTGTTCTTTTGCACTTTTGAgtgtgacccctacgtggccccgtggcacaccctgtggctgccgggctatttttggacccggccgggaccccgaatcattttagcccGGACTTATAATCAACGTGGaagccggtaacaaatagacaccgtgaTCTAATATTGCGAACACCGGGACGTAGCCCCTCCTTTAGCTGACAGGCTAAATCGTGAACAAGTACCCGGGAACAACGAGCACATCGCAGACTGTCTGAGGCTTTTCTAGTCTGATGTAGTTTTCCCTGTCTTGCAGATGTTAACGACTTCGATCCAGCTCAACGAACAGGCGCTACAACTACTTCTGGAAACGGTACACTTTTGCCGTGTTCGCCTCCAGGCGCATATCCCGGTAAGTGACAGACTGTAGATGATCATACAAACGATGCACCGTACATACGTTCAGAGTCATTAAAGGAAAGGCTGCAGATCATGTCAATAAATGATCGAGAAGTTCTGTATGTCAACGGAACAAGCAGCTTGTCTGGGAAACTTACCTGCTACTTGAATGAGAATGAATAATGACACGTGTTGTTAGGTCGTATTTGTTTGCAAGTTGTTCTTTGTTTGTTCGCTCGTTATGGGAATACAATGGGATATTTCAACGTTGCTTTCAAGCTCTGGTATACCACTGGATTGAGGCCGGGAAGACTGCTTTCATTCCGAACGATGTGCGGAAGTACGCGTCACAGAACAATGGTGATTACTACTTCGCCAATGTCAGCCCCGATGACAACGGACTGTATCAATGTGGAGTGAAGATCAACCTAAACACTGATGATGCAACGGCGCCAGTGACAGGAGGTTTCAGCGAATTCAGCCCAGAAACACCGCTTACAGTGACCGCTGCCAGCCCCGGTAGGTATCATggtaacacatggaacataacGGAGTGACCAGAAGATTAATTCGAGCCGGGGAGGGGGCAAACCGAAAATGCGCAATCTGAATTGATCATATAAGACGTCTTATTTATATTTCACTTGGATGAATTACGGTGCAGATGAAGTCGGTGACATAGATGATTTCTTTATCTGTCCATACTTGCACTGATGAATGCTTGGTTCTCCAGTTCCCACGTCGCCTCCACAACTTGTTCTGTTCGAGACCATCCAGTACAAGAAAAGAGGCGACAATGTTCTGATGGAGTTCTTCGCATATGGAAAGTGAGTAAAATGATTCCTCTTGTTTATGTTAATCACCAACTTGTCATGACTATACTATGGCAGAAGATCGTTGATTACTACCAGACGAAAAGCTACAACGGTAGGGTCTACATTGATAGAACTCCTATACTTGTTCTATCCAACATTTTACATTTCGTTGGCACCAATCCTCCTCTTATAACTTGTCCCCAGTCCTACTTGCTTCatttaatttaatttgatttaatcTTATTCAGCGTAAAGACGTACACATCTTATTTGGTTGTAGCACGATATGTAGCTgaggctgcccaactagctaGTAATTGTCACGAATGGctaacaagaaatcaaatataAGATACTACTCAATCTCTGCCAAAACTAAGTACTGACTATCTAACCACTTGTTCCAGTCCTACTCCGACTCTTGACTGGCGCCGCGTCGATGCAGTAGGCGGCAACGCCATGGAGTTCCCAGCGAGTGTAAAGTACGAACAGTGGAAGCGGGCCATGACGCTGACCAACGTAGCTGTCGCCGACCAGGGATTCTACGAGGTCACGGCCACCAACACACTGGGAACTGACGTCAAGACAGCACAGCTCGTCATAGAAGGTATGTACAGGACAATGAAGTGACCATTAAAGGGTCAAGACGTGTGTCTATGTCTTCGGCTCTTTGCGTCTCGGAAGACGGTCGACAGCTTTGGCCAGTCTTTCGGCTTCGTTGTGTTTATAGTGCCTATGAAAACATCGGTGTCACAGTGAGTTATGAATGATTGTTTCTATAGTAACTATGTTTATATAGTATCTGTCTCTCGCTATTGTTTTGATACGAAATACTAGTATTACAATATGTATCCGTACAAAAGACATTGCAAACGAACCACGTAGCAGAATACCAATGATTTATTTTGAGCCTATCATCAACGTTTGTTTATCATATTCAGATCAGATGTTTCAACTTATAGGTGTAAGGATGATCATATCAATCCAATATTATTCAATAGAGCGTGCTAAACGACCAATAGCTAGTTCTGACTTCAAGGACAAA comes from Branchiostoma lanceolatum isolate klBraLanc5 chromosome 2, klBraLanc5.hap2, whole genome shotgun sequence and encodes:
- the LOC136427752 gene encoding uncharacterized protein isoform X1; its protein translation is MDSISPTGTPGTTGEFGAIVLAWVIPFLFFFVLWIVLMVCCCFCVERCKPVRDKIGLERKYRELMKKKKTDNTAISFAASDARMSTRSRLFSAMSHDRQAMLKTYRNTIIDNMKSPTTVASYLAQEGVIPPSMLNTIISQPTPEEKSKKLLDALPSYQDESYGCLCASLRDQEQLHWLADTLEGEGLSVDKKKRIASHRNLLVNKMNPDDIVDHFSNNKVFTRHMANCCLGAKSREEKNKRILHLLASRSDRDFGLFCTALRADDQSAYLADLLEGEGVDLNTRIMDEEAAIVKSDVQMHNNVQMHNNVQMHSTMQMQSDVQMHSPMKTNSTSGSDGERMDSSIELSPNLKMDEAPKMGSVGQAGGLMSAVSSAVVPINMPVILEVSGEVDGAHWMYNGESLSRRPGFRETSDGFLHELHIDRMTSDLDGAYTCQGRAPDGGTVSCEIKVSTVQ
- the LOC136427752 gene encoding uncharacterized protein isoform X2 — encoded protein: MSHDRQAMLKTYRNTIIDNMKSPTTVASYLAQEGVIPPSMLNTIISQPTPEEKSKKLLDALPSYQDESYGCLCASLRDQEQLHWLADTLEGEGLSVDKKKRIASHRNLLVNKMNPDDIVDHFSNNKVFTRHMANCCLGAKSREEKNKRILHLLASRSDRDFGLFCTALRADDQSAYLADLLEGEGVDLNTRIMDEEAAIVKSDVQMHNNVQMHNNVQMHSTMQMQSDVQMHSPMKTNSTSGSDGERMDSSIELSPNLKMDEAPKMGSVGQAGGLMSAVSSAVVPINMPVILEVSGEVDGAHWMYNGESLSRRPGFRETSDGFLHELHIDRMTSDLDGAYTCQGRAPDGGTVSCEIKVSTVQ